The proteins below are encoded in one region of Paenibacillus sp. YYML68:
- a CDS encoding PASTA domain-containing protein: protein MDRILRSRYVVHKPILPLRSGMLYEGTDLSLQRELVLFIHELPGEFEQQSFLRALQAVAHFNDNHFLQLLDVGVEDTSSYAVLKAPSGEPLSLQLSQLSLSVGDAVRCVTELSSGILDALERGIAGYSLIADNVWVNDEGRLLYINYWQKGSEGDVGAAGLASLMYQLTTGSEALPVSAEARELKLLACMKRGAVAEVYVQQIVSLLVRGWNGQETLVSFIVQLQRLKESLSAAHVEPMGEDAGRGSRTAGEEGAARHGEMEAGRAGAEQHEQREAERSSSGTMPIRPSHASAAAAQQSVHSEGEAHAEKPDERTAEFQAVKLTPEERSKSSKELLHKREDEVADVALADEDEGEDENEAPQRVSLLKKALFGFLLAGVAAVTAVSVFLFILEAGANRATPSRLKAAAEANATVTPQEGTAQRKPPAASEGAAPVPKEEQPSREAEAPASVAEGAEVKVPNLVGLKKEEAEKLALSSGVKYQYFLEKNDQPAATVIRQSPEPGATVKKGEQMTFWVSKGS from the coding sequence ATGGACCGTATATTACGTTCCCGTTATGTCGTCCATAAGCCGATCTTGCCGCTGCGTAGCGGGATGCTGTACGAAGGGACGGACCTGTCCCTGCAACGTGAGCTCGTGCTGTTCATTCATGAGCTGCCGGGCGAATTCGAGCAGCAGTCCTTCCTGAGAGCGCTGCAGGCGGTGGCACACTTTAACGATAACCACTTTCTTCAGCTTCTTGACGTCGGGGTGGAAGATACTTCCAGCTATGCCGTCCTGAAGGCGCCGAGCGGTGAGCCGTTAAGCTTGCAGCTCTCGCAGCTGAGCCTCAGTGTTGGTGACGCCGTGCGCTGTGTAACGGAGCTGAGCAGTGGTATCCTTGATGCGCTGGAGCGGGGCATCGCGGGCTACTCCCTAATTGCGGACAATGTGTGGGTGAATGATGAGGGCCGATTACTATATATCAACTATTGGCAAAAAGGCAGCGAAGGCGACGTCGGTGCAGCAGGTCTCGCTTCGCTGATGTATCAGCTGACAACGGGCAGCGAGGCGCTTCCTGTGAGTGCGGAGGCGCGCGAGCTCAAGCTGCTCGCCTGTATGAAGCGCGGTGCTGTGGCGGAGGTGTACGTGCAGCAGATCGTGTCCCTGCTGGTGCGCGGCTGGAACGGGCAGGAGACGCTCGTCTCCTTCATCGTCCAGCTGCAGCGGCTGAAGGAGTCGCTGTCTGCTGCTCATGTGGAGCCGATGGGAGAAGATGCTGGCCGTGGGAGTCGTACTGCGGGTGAGGAAGGTGCGGCTCGGCATGGGGAGATGGAGGCCGGGCGTGCTGGAGCGGAACAGCATGAACAGCGGGAGGCGGAGCGCAGCAGCTCTGGCACTATGCCGATCAGACCGTCACATGCTTCTGCCGCGGCCGCGCAGCAGTCTGTACATTCAGAGGGAGAGGCTCACGCTGAGAAGCCGGATGAGCGCACGGCTGAATTCCAAGCGGTTAAGCTGACTCCAGAGGAGAGAAGTAAATCGTCCAAGGAGTTATTGCATAAGCGCGAGGATGAGGTCGCTGATGTGGCACTAGCCGACGAGGATGAGGGTGAGGATGAGAATGAAGCGCCGCAGCGGGTGTCGCTGCTGAAGAAGGCGCTGTTCGGCTTCCTACTCGCTGGTGTGGCCGCGGTGACAGCCGTGAGCGTGTTCTTGTTCATACTCGAGGCGGGTGCGAATCGTGCAACGCCTAGCCGGCTGAAGGCTGCAGCAGAGGCGAATGCCACAGTGACCCCGCAGGAGGGAACGGCTCAGCGGAAGCCGCCAGCAGCCTCGGAAGGGGCAGCACCGGTCCCGAAGGAGGAGCAGCCTTCCCGTGAAGCAGAGGCGCCTGCTTCGGTGGCCGAGGGAGCTGAGGTAAAGGTGCCGAACCTCGTCGGGCTGAAGAAGGAGGAGGCCGAGAAGCTGGCGCTGTCCTCCGGTGTGAAGTATCAGTATTTTCTCGAGAAGAATGATCAGCCCGCTGCTACCGTCATTCGGCAAAGCCCTGAGCCAGGAGCTACCGTCAAGAAGGGGGAGCAGATGACGTTCTGGGTGAGCAAGGGATCGTGA